A region of Streptomyces sp. R44 DNA encodes the following proteins:
- a CDS encoding helix-turn-helix domain-containing protein has protein sequence MDLSAELSEFLRSRRARLKPRDVGLPEFGRHRRVPGLRREELAQLAGVSVAYYTRLEQGNGRNVSMEVLDSIARALRLSEAERDHLTRLAKPAPGRKRPSRPQRLRPGVQQLMDAMTGVPAYVVGRRTDVLGSNRMAAALFGDVAALPPEERNIARLLFLGDNCRDLFVDWEQKACEVVSYLRLDAGRHPDDPLLSALVGELSVKSEHFRSLWAAHHVKDKGHGAKRLHHPLVGELTLWCETLMLADDPEQCLVTFHAEPGSPSEEALGLLASWGAEHALR, from the coding sequence ATGGATCTCAGTGCCGAACTCAGTGAATTCCTGCGCTCCCGGAGGGCCCGGCTGAAGCCGCGGGACGTGGGCCTGCCGGAGTTCGGGCGGCACCGGCGGGTGCCGGGGCTGCGCCGCGAGGAGCTGGCGCAGCTGGCCGGGGTGTCCGTGGCGTACTACACCCGGCTCGAACAGGGCAACGGGCGGAACGTGTCCATGGAGGTCCTCGACTCGATCGCGCGGGCGCTGCGGCTGAGCGAGGCGGAGCGGGACCATCTCACGCGGCTGGCGAAGCCGGCGCCGGGGCGGAAGCGGCCGTCGCGGCCGCAGCGGCTGCGGCCGGGCGTCCAGCAGCTGATGGACGCGATGACGGGGGTTCCGGCGTACGTCGTGGGGCGGCGCACGGACGTCCTGGGGTCCAACCGGATGGCCGCCGCGCTGTTCGGTGACGTCGCCGCGCTGCCGCCGGAGGAGCGCAACATCGCGCGGCTCCTCTTCCTGGGCGACAACTGCCGGGACCTGTTCGTCGACTGGGAGCAGAAGGCCTGCGAGGTCGTGAGCTATCTGCGGCTCGACGCGGGCCGGCATCCGGACGATCCGCTGCTCTCGGCGCTGGTGGGCGAGCTGTCGGTGAAGAGCGAGCATTTCCGGAGCCTGTGGGCGGCGCACCATGTGAAGGACAAGGGGCACGGCGCGAAGCGGCTGCACCATCCGCTGGTGGGTGAGCTGACGCTGTGGTGCGAGACGCTGATGCTGGCCGACGACCCGGAGCAGTGCCTGGTGACCTTCCACGCGGAGCCCGGTTCGCCCTCGGAGGAGGCGCTGGGGCTGCTCGCCAGCTGGGGCGCGGAGCACGCCCTGCGGTGA
- a CDS encoding adenylate/guanylate cyclase domain-containing protein: MTVDDANTGGGAEPPTYPTPHHEVDHTVEPSHDPLAIRLEQLILGADRRYTPFQAARTAGVSMELASRFWRAMGFADIGQAKALTEADVLALRRLAGLVEAGLLSEPMAVQVARSTGQTTARLAEWQIDSFLEGLTEPPEPGMTRTEVTYPLVELLLPELEEFLIYVWRRQLAAATGRVVQAADDEEMVDRRLAVGFADLVGFTRLTRRLEEEELGELVEAFETTCADLVAAHGGRLIKTLGDEVLYCADDPGTAAEIALRLIETLSHDETMPALRVGIAFGTVTTRMGDVFGTTVNLASRLTSIAPKDAVLVDGALAEELTRTGEAPASEAEAAEEAARAEKEGRKPATYRFALQPMWQRPVRGLGVVEPWLLGRRPS, translated from the coding sequence GTGACCGTCGACGACGCGAACACGGGCGGCGGAGCCGAACCGCCGACGTACCCCACCCCCCACCATGAGGTCGACCACACGGTCGAGCCGAGCCACGACCCGCTCGCCATCCGCCTGGAACAGCTCATCCTCGGCGCGGACCGCCGCTACACCCCGTTCCAGGCCGCCCGCACCGCCGGCGTCTCCATGGAGCTGGCCTCCCGCTTCTGGCGCGCCATGGGCTTCGCCGACATCGGCCAGGCCAAGGCGCTCACCGAGGCCGACGTCCTCGCCCTGCGGCGGCTCGCCGGCCTCGTCGAGGCGGGGCTGCTCAGCGAGCCGATGGCCGTGCAGGTCGCCCGTTCCACCGGACAGACCACCGCCCGGCTCGCCGAGTGGCAGATCGACTCCTTCCTGGAGGGCCTCACCGAGCCGCCCGAGCCGGGCATGACCCGTACCGAGGTCACGTATCCGCTGGTCGAGCTGCTCCTGCCCGAGCTGGAGGAGTTCCTCATCTACGTGTGGCGCCGGCAGCTCGCCGCCGCCACCGGCAGGGTCGTGCAGGCCGCCGACGACGAGGAGATGGTCGACCGGAGGCTCGCCGTCGGCTTCGCGGACCTCGTCGGCTTCACCCGGCTCACCCGCCGCCTGGAGGAGGAGGAGCTCGGCGAGCTCGTCGAGGCCTTCGAGACGACCTGCGCCGACCTGGTCGCCGCACACGGCGGCCGGCTCATCAAGACCCTCGGCGACGAGGTGCTGTACTGCGCCGACGACCCCGGCACGGCCGCCGAGATCGCGCTGCGGCTCATCGAGACCCTCAGCCACGACGAGACGATGCCCGCGCTGCGCGTCGGCATCGCCTTCGGCACCGTGACGACCCGGATGGGCGATGTCTTCGGCACCACGGTGAACCTGGCCAGCCGTCTCACCTCGATAGCCCCGAAGGACGCCGTCCTCGTCGACGGGGCGCTCGCGGAGGAGCTGACCCGCACCGGTGAGGCGCCCGCCTCGGAGGCGGAGGCGGCCGAGGAGGCGGCCCGCGCGGAGAAGGAGGGCCGCAAGCCCGCCACGTACCGCTTCGCGCTCCAGCCCATGTGGCAGCGCCCGGTCCGAGGCCTCGGAGTCGTCGAACCCTGGCTCCTGGGCCGCCGCCCGTCCTAG
- the hutH gene encoding histidine ammonia-lyase, which translates to MQTVVLGTSGTTPQDVIDVARHGARVELSTEAVSALAAARDIVDALAAKPEPVYGVSTGFGALATRHIGHELRAQLQRNIVRSHAAGMGPRVEREVVRALMFLRLKTVASGHTGVRPEVAQTMADVLNAGITPVVHEYGSLGCSGDLAPLSHCALALMGEGDAEGPDGVVKPAGELLAAAGIAPVELKEKEGLALLNGTDGMLGMLIMALADLDTLFKSADVTAALSLEALLGTEKVLEPELHAIRPHPGQAASAANMLAVLKGSGLTGHAQAGEAPRVQDAYSVRCAPQVAGAGRDTMAHARLVAERELAAAVDNPVVLSSGEVRSNGNFHGAPVAYVLDFLAIAAADLGSIAERRTDRLLDKNRSHGLPPFLADDAGVDSGLMIAQYTQAALVSEMKRLAVPASADSIPSSAMQEDHVSMGWSAARKLRTAIGNLNRIIAVELYAATRGVELRAGLTPAPASQAVIEALRAAGVEGPGPDRFLAPDLAAADAFVREGKLVAAVEPVTGPLA; encoded by the coding sequence ATGCAGACAGTCGTCCTCGGCACGTCCGGCACGACCCCGCAGGACGTCATCGACGTCGCCCGCCACGGCGCCCGCGTCGAGCTGTCGACCGAGGCCGTGAGCGCCCTCGCCGCCGCCCGTGACATCGTCGACGCGCTCGCCGCCAAGCCCGAGCCCGTCTACGGCGTCTCCACCGGCTTCGGCGCGCTCGCCACCCGTCACATCGGCCACGAGCTCCGCGCCCAGCTCCAGCGCAACATCGTCCGCTCGCACGCCGCCGGCATGGGCCCGCGCGTCGAGCGCGAGGTCGTGCGCGCCCTGATGTTCCTCCGCCTGAAGACCGTCGCCTCCGGGCACACCGGCGTCCGCCCCGAGGTCGCCCAGACCATGGCCGACGTCCTCAACGCCGGCATCACCCCGGTCGTCCACGAGTACGGCTCCCTCGGCTGCTCCGGCGATCTCGCCCCGCTCTCCCACTGCGCCCTCGCGCTCATGGGCGAGGGCGACGCCGAAGGCCCCGACGGCGTGGTCAAGCCCGCCGGCGAGCTCCTCGCCGCCGCCGGCATCGCGCCCGTCGAGCTCAAGGAGAAGGAGGGCCTCGCCCTCCTCAACGGCACCGACGGCATGCTCGGCATGCTGATCATGGCCCTCGCCGACCTCGACACGCTCTTCAAGTCGGCCGACGTCACCGCCGCGCTCTCCCTCGAAGCCCTCCTGGGCACCGAGAAGGTCCTCGAGCCCGAGCTGCACGCCATCCGCCCGCACCCCGGCCAGGCCGCCTCCGCCGCCAACATGCTGGCCGTCCTCAAGGGCTCCGGCCTCACCGGCCACGCCCAGGCGGGCGAGGCCCCCCGCGTCCAGGACGCCTACTCGGTGCGCTGCGCCCCGCAGGTCGCCGGCGCCGGCCGCGACACCATGGCCCACGCCCGGCTCGTCGCCGAGCGCGAGCTCGCCGCCGCCGTCGACAACCCGGTCGTCCTGAGCAGCGGCGAGGTCCGCTCCAACGGCAACTTCCACGGCGCCCCCGTCGCGTACGTCCTCGACTTCCTCGCGATCGCCGCCGCCGACCTCGGCTCGATCGCCGAGCGCCGCACCGACCGGCTCCTCGACAAGAACCGCTCGCACGGCCTCCCGCCGTTCCTCGCGGACGACGCCGGCGTCGACTCGGGCCTGATGATCGCCCAGTACACGCAGGCCGCCCTGGTCAGCGAGATGAAGCGGCTCGCCGTCCCGGCCTCCGCCGACTCCATCCCGTCCTCCGCGATGCAGGAGGACCACGTCTCCATGGGCTGGTCCGCCGCCCGCAAGCTGCGCACCGCGATCGGCAACCTCAACCGGATCATCGCGGTCGAGCTGTACGCCGCCACCCGGGGCGTCGAGCTCCGCGCGGGCCTGACCCCGGCGCCCGCCTCGCAGGCCGTCATCGAGGCCCTGCGCGCGGCCGGCGTCGAGGGCCCGGGCCCGGACCGGTTCCTCGCCCCCGACCTGGCCGCCGCCGACGCCTTCGTGCGCGAGGGGAAGCTGGTCGCGGCCGTGGAGCCGGTCACCGGCCCGCTGGCGTAA
- a CDS encoding diguanylate cyclase, with the protein MGEDVRLRAVVALAQGMAAAHTPREFWRAAALGACEGLDGSFAALSVWQRDHGRLKVLVNAGDRAVGEEEFPDSETYPVHQFPEITEFLHEQWAGGGEPDAWVETAADPVATGRVTGLRRRGRGCCVVAPIVLHGRAWGELYVARPPEEKPFTRADADFATVLAAVVAAGIAQAERLEEVRKLAFTDPLTGLANRRAVDTRLDEAIERYRADGSVVSLLVCDLNGLKRVNDTHGHAVGDRLLERFGSVLSRCGAMLPGALAARLGGDEFCLLTVGPSADEVVAVAEELCVRAAELELGEGVACGVASTGDPIGPLRSARRLFRLADAAQYQAKAERSSKPVVAGRDGTVIRLADAPPGARDRRRFRDAPTVALPPAEPPPGESPADP; encoded by the coding sequence ATGGGTGAGGACGTGCGGCTGCGGGCCGTAGTGGCGCTGGCGCAGGGGATGGCGGCGGCGCACACTCCGCGTGAGTTCTGGCGGGCGGCGGCGCTCGGGGCCTGCGAAGGGCTCGACGGGAGCTTCGCCGCCTTGTCCGTCTGGCAGCGGGACCACGGCCGGCTGAAGGTCCTGGTGAACGCCGGGGACCGGGCCGTGGGCGAGGAGGAGTTCCCGGACTCGGAGACGTATCCGGTGCACCAGTTCCCCGAGATCACCGAGTTCCTGCACGAGCAGTGGGCGGGCGGCGGCGAGCCGGACGCCTGGGTGGAGACCGCCGCCGATCCCGTCGCCACCGGCCGGGTGACGGGCCTGCGGCGGCGGGGGCGCGGCTGCTGCGTGGTCGCCCCGATCGTGCTGCACGGGCGCGCGTGGGGGGAGCTGTACGTGGCCCGACCGCCGGAGGAGAAACCTTTCACCCGCGCGGACGCCGATTTCGCGACCGTCCTGGCGGCCGTCGTCGCCGCCGGCATCGCCCAGGCCGAGCGCCTGGAGGAGGTCCGCAAGCTGGCCTTCACCGACCCGCTGACCGGCCTGGCCAACCGGCGGGCCGTCGACACCCGGCTGGACGAGGCGATCGAGCGCTACCGGGCGGACGGCTCCGTGGTGAGCCTGCTGGTCTGCGATCTGAACGGCCTCAAGCGGGTCAACGACACCCACGGCCACGCCGTCGGCGACCGCCTCCTGGAGCGCTTCGGCTCGGTCCTCTCCCGCTGCGGCGCCATGCTCCCCGGCGCCCTCGCGGCCCGCCTCGGCGGCGACGAGTTCTGCCTGCTCACCGTCGGCCCGTCGGCGGACGAGGTCGTCGCGGTCGCCGAGGAGCTGTGCGTACGGGCGGCGGAGCTGGAGCTCGGCGAGGGGGTGGCCTGCGGGGTCGCGTCCACCGGCGACCCCATCGGGCCGCTCAGGTCGGCCCGCCGCCTCTTCCGGCTCGCCGACGCGGCCCAGTACCAGGCCAAGGCCGAGCGCTCCTCGAAGCCCGTCGTCGCGGGCCGCGACGGCACGGTCATCCGCCTCGCCGACGCTCCTCCGGGAGCCCGTGACCGCCGCCGCTTCCGCGACGCGCCGACGGTGGCCTTGCCGCCGGCGGAGCCGCCGCCGGGGGAGTCGCCTGCGGACCCCTGA
- the msrA gene encoding peptide-methionine (S)-S-oxide reductase MsrA, whose protein sequence is MFLSRTPVLPTPEQALPGRSEPEFSVPERHTVLGNPLLGPYPEGLEVADFALGCFWGAERKFWQTEGVWTTLVGYQGGSTPHPVYEEVCSGLTGHTEVVRVVFDPAKVSYESLLKLFWESHDPTQGFRQGNDVGTQYRSAVYTHSPSHAERAEASRASYQKVLTASGYGEITTTVLPADETRPFYPAEGYHQQYLDKNPAGYCGIGGTGVSCPIGVAEAE, encoded by the coding sequence ATGTTCCTGTCCCGCACCCCCGTCCTCCCCACCCCCGAGCAGGCCCTGCCGGGCCGGTCCGAGCCGGAGTTCTCCGTCCCGGAGCGCCACACCGTCCTCGGCAACCCGCTCCTCGGCCCCTACCCGGAGGGCCTTGAGGTCGCCGACTTCGCGCTGGGCTGTTTCTGGGGCGCCGAGCGAAAGTTCTGGCAGACCGAGGGCGTCTGGACGACCCTCGTCGGCTACCAGGGCGGCTCCACGCCGCATCCGGTGTACGAGGAGGTCTGCTCGGGCCTGACCGGGCACACCGAGGTCGTCCGCGTCGTCTTCGACCCGGCGAAGGTCTCGTACGAGTCGCTCCTGAAGCTCTTCTGGGAGTCCCACGACCCCACCCAGGGCTTCCGCCAGGGCAACGACGTGGGCACCCAGTACCGCTCGGCGGTCTACACCCACTCCCCGTCCCACGCGGAGCGGGCGGAGGCGTCCCGCGCGTCCTACCAGAAGGTCCTGACGGCCTCGGGCTACGGCGAGATCACCACGACGGTCCTCCCGGCCGACGAGACCCGCCCCTTCTATCCGGCGGAGGGGTACCACCAGCAGTACCTGGACAAGAACCCGGCGGGCTACTGCGGCATCGGCGGCACGGGCGTCTCCTGCCCGATCGGGGTCGCCGAGGCCGAGTAG
- a CDS encoding M48 family metallopeptidase, whose protein sequence is MGATLRALRALVLLAGFHLLGLLLLALLGALDWVAWRWAPAVWALKTYAVSLLLAVPVVRGMLMLRTPRDEGVGGVPVTEAEEPRLWAAVRELAALVGTRAPDEIRLTADMNAAVTEDARLLGLLGGTRRLYLGLPLVAGLSEARLRAVLAHELGHYAHSDTRLSGITERSRLHVARTVERFEEKAGLKVARERARQERKSARRVAKGRTARKVDTTGVGLTYRVMARIYTEYGRFSLRATLSDSRRQESAADLAAARIAGRDATASALRALPALDAAHEFYLNAYATLGVEFGMLPPRGEVFGGVRHLLEARAEELAGTHVELPAEPATPYDSHPPTAERVATIESLPDDGRAAEADRPAFALLASPEKALPEVEDATLAPEALRMRRLDWPDLVHEAMTARYVRDTEELREALGEPTGAAGAAGLYGLDGLDQAERLRLEVEAFLDAVDAGTVWGLVDRLPQSEEAAAATGRAAREFARSSLRRELARLLTTVLAVDGRARWQFSWSAPTSLLLPDGYAEELPAALDAAIADRPDTERLRTLLAAG, encoded by the coding sequence ATGGGCGCCACTCTGCGCGCGCTGCGCGCCCTCGTCCTGCTGGCCGGCTTCCATCTGCTCGGCCTCCTCCTGCTCGCCCTGCTCGGCGCGCTCGACTGGGTGGCCTGGCGGTGGGCTCCGGCCGTCTGGGCACTGAAGACGTACGCCGTCAGCCTCCTGCTCGCCGTCCCCGTCGTCCGCGGCATGCTCATGCTCCGCACCCCCCGCGACGAGGGCGTCGGCGGCGTCCCCGTCACCGAGGCCGAGGAGCCCCGGCTCTGGGCGGCCGTACGGGAACTCGCCGCGCTCGTCGGGACCCGGGCGCCCGACGAGATCCGGCTCACCGCCGACATGAACGCCGCCGTCACCGAGGACGCCCGCCTCCTCGGCCTCCTCGGCGGCACCCGCCGCCTCTACCTCGGACTCCCCCTCGTGGCCGGACTCTCCGAGGCCCGGCTGCGCGCCGTACTCGCCCACGAGCTCGGCCACTACGCCCACTCCGACACCCGGCTCTCCGGCATCACCGAACGCAGCCGCCTCCACGTCGCCCGTACCGTCGAACGCTTCGAGGAGAAGGCCGGCCTCAAGGTCGCCAGGGAACGCGCCCGGCAGGAACGCAAGTCCGCCCGACGGGTCGCCAAGGGCAGGACGGCCAGGAAGGTCGACACCACCGGCGTCGGCCTCACCTACCGCGTGATGGCCCGGATCTACACGGAGTACGGCCGCTTCTCCCTGCGCGCCACCCTGAGCGACTCCCGCCGCCAGGAGAGCGCCGCCGACCTCGCCGCCGCCCGCATCGCGGGCCGCGACGCCACCGCCTCGGCGCTCCGCGCGCTCCCGGCGCTCGACGCGGCCCACGAGTTCTACCTGAACGCGTACGCCACCCTCGGCGTCGAGTTCGGGATGCTACCGCCGCGCGGGGAGGTCTTCGGCGGGGTGCGCCACCTGCTCGAAGCCCGCGCGGAGGAACTGGCGGGGACGCACGTCGAACTGCCCGCCGAACCCGCCACGCCCTACGACTCGCACCCGCCGACCGCCGAGCGCGTCGCCACGATCGAGTCCCTGCCCGACGACGGCCGGGCCGCGGAGGCGGACCGCCCGGCCTTCGCGCTGCTCGCCTCGCCCGAGAAGGCCCTGCCCGAGGTCGAGGACGCCACCCTGGCCCCCGAGGCCCTGCGGATGCGCCGCCTCGACTGGCCGGACCTGGTTCACGAAGCGATGACGGCGAGGTACGTACGGGACACGGAGGAGCTGCGGGAGGCGCTCGGGGAGCCGACGGGGGCGGCCGGAGCCGCAGGGCTCTACGGACTCGACGGGCTCGATCAGGCCGAGCGGCTGCGGCTGGAGGTCGAGGCGTTCCTCGACGCCGTCGACGCCGGTACGGTCTGGGGCCTCGTCGACCGGCTCCCCCAGTCCGAGGAGGCCGCCGCCGCGACCGGCCGGGCGGCCCGCGAGTTCGCCCGCTCCTCGCTGCGCCGCGAACTCGCCCGCCTCCTGACGACCGTGCTCGCCGTGGACGGCCGGGCCCGCTGGCAGTTCTCCTGGTCGGCCCCCACGTCCCTGCTGCTGCCCGACGGATACGCCGAGGAGCTCCCGGCGGCCCTGGACGCGGCGATCGCGGACCGCCCGGACACCGAGCGGCTGCGCACGCTGCTGGCCGCAGGCTGA
- a CDS encoding enoyl-CoA hydratase/isomerase family protein, with the protein MSEQRFGEFVAVRKGGHVAELVLDRPKAMNAVSSEMARSIAAACEALAADPEVRVTVLTSSNDRAFCVGADLKERNSFTDAELRRQRPTARACYTGVLELPMPTVAAVHGFALGGGFELALACDVIVADATAVVGLPEVSVGVIPGGGGTQLLPRRVGAARAAELVFTARRVEAAEARELGLVDVLGDDARTAALELAGRIAANSPVGLRAAKTAMRLGQGLDLRAGLEVEDAAWRTVAFSGDRAEGVAAFNEKRKPNWPGE; encoded by the coding sequence ATGTCCGAGCAGCGCTTTGGTGAGTTCGTGGCGGTCCGGAAGGGCGGTCACGTCGCGGAGCTGGTCCTCGACCGGCCCAAGGCCATGAACGCCGTCTCCTCCGAGATGGCCCGCTCCATCGCCGCGGCCTGCGAGGCCCTCGCCGCCGACCCCGAGGTCCGCGTCACCGTCCTGACCTCCTCGAACGACCGCGCCTTCTGCGTCGGCGCCGACCTGAAGGAGCGCAACTCCTTCACCGACGCCGAGCTCCGCCGCCAGCGGCCCACCGCCCGCGCCTGCTACACCGGCGTCCTGGAGCTGCCGATGCCGACCGTTGCCGCCGTGCACGGCTTCGCCCTCGGCGGCGGCTTCGAGCTCGCGCTCGCCTGCGACGTCATCGTCGCCGACGCGACCGCCGTCGTCGGCCTCCCCGAGGTCTCCGTGGGCGTCATCCCCGGCGGCGGCGGTACGCAGCTGCTCCCGCGCCGGGTGGGTGCGGCGCGCGCCGCCGAGCTGGTCTTCACGGCCCGCCGGGTGGAGGCGGCGGAGGCCCGTGAGCTCGGTCTCGTCGACGTCCTGGGGGACGACGCCCGGACGGCGGCCCTGGAGCTCGCCGGGCGGATCGCGGCGAACTCGCCGGTCGGCCTGCGCGCCGCGAAGACGGCGATGCGGCTCGGTCAGGGCCTGGACCTGCGGGCGGGCCTGGAGGTCGAGGACGCGGCCTGGCGCACGGTGGCCTTCTCGGGCGACCGCGCGGAGGGCGTGGCGGCCTTCAACGAGAAGCGGAAGCCGAACTGGCCGGGTGAGTGA
- a CDS encoding Ig-like domain-containing protein, producing the protein MEKRVMTVGKRRRSLAAAAAVLGGVLVLSACNDGDKGGSASGSATPQSQAQVDEAAAQKTSKAQITIAPKNGAQNASINNDAKVTVAEGKLTEVTMTSAEGDTVKGDIAADGLSWKPSGPLKRATVYKIAATATDAEGLEAHENSSFTTVSQANSFIGNFTPEDGSTVGVGMPVSINFNKAITDKKAVQGGITVTSSSGQEVVGHWFSSTRLDFRPDAYWTEGSTVTLKLNLDGVEGADGVFGVQQKTVTFKIGRNQVSTVDVATKTMTVKQDGKTIKTIPISAGSPENTTYNGQMVISEKFKETRMNGATVGFTDDDGKGEYDIKDVPHAMRLSTSGTFIHGNYWGARSIFGSVNTSHGCVGLADVKGAGDPNQTAAWLFDHSLIGDVVIVKNSNDKTIKPDNGLNGWNMSWSEWKAGSEV; encoded by the coding sequence ATGGAGAAGCGTGTGATGACGGTCGGCAAGCGCCGCCGGAGCCTGGCGGCCGCGGCCGCGGTGCTCGGTGGCGTACTCGTGCTCTCGGCGTGCAACGACGGGGACAAGGGCGGCAGCGCCTCCGGTTCCGCGACGCCGCAGTCGCAGGCCCAGGTCGACGAGGCGGCCGCGCAGAAGACCTCCAAGGCGCAGATCACCATCGCGCCGAAGAACGGCGCGCAGAACGCCTCCATCAACAACGACGCCAAGGTCACCGTGGCCGAGGGCAAGCTCACCGAGGTCACCATGACCTCCGCCGAGGGTGACACCGTCAAGGGCGACATAGCGGCCGACGGGCTCAGCTGGAAGCCGAGCGGGCCGCTCAAGCGGGCCACGGTCTACAAGATCGCCGCCACCGCCACCGACGCGGAGGGCCTGGAGGCCCACGAGAACTCCTCGTTCACCACCGTCTCGCAGGCCAACAGCTTCATCGGCAACTTCACGCCCGAGGACGGCTCGACCGTCGGCGTCGGCATGCCGGTCTCGATCAACTTCAACAAGGCGATCACCGACAAGAAGGCCGTCCAGGGCGGCATCACCGTCACCTCCAGCTCCGGCCAGGAGGTCGTCGGCCACTGGTTCAGCTCGACGCGCCTCGACTTCCGTCCCGACGCGTACTGGACCGAGGGCTCGACCGTCACGCTGAAGCTGAACCTCGACGGCGTCGAGGGCGCCGACGGCGTCTTCGGCGTCCAGCAGAAGACCGTCACCTTCAAGATCGGCCGCAACCAGGTCTCGACCGTCGACGTCGCCACCAAGACCATGACGGTCAAGCAGGACGGCAAGACGATCAAGACCATCCCGATCTCCGCCGGCTCCCCGGAGAACACCACCTACAACGGTCAGATGGTGATCTCCGAGAAGTTCAAGGAGACCCGGATGAACGGCGCCACCGTCGGCTTCACCGACGACGACGGCAAGGGCGAGTACGACATCAAGGACGTGCCGCACGCCATGCGCCTGTCCACCTCCGGCACCTTCATCCACGGCAACTACTGGGGCGCGCGGTCGATCTTCGGCAGCGTGAACACCAGCCACGGCTGCGTCGGCCTCGCCGACGTCAAGGGCGCCGGCGACCCGAACCAGACGGCCGCCTGGCTCTTCGACCACTCGCTCATCGGCGACGTCGTCATCGTCAAGAACTCCAACGACAAGACGATCAAGCCCGACAACGGCCTCAACGGCTGGAACATGAGCTGGTCGGAGTGGAAGGCCGGCTCCGAGGTCTGA
- a CDS encoding NAD(P)-dependent alcohol dehydrogenase encodes MTTNVTTVPAYAAPAANAPLERTTVPRRPVGEHDVLIEIKYAGICHSDIHQATNGWGEGIFPMVPGHEIAGIVAEVGPGVTKFKAGDRVGVGCFVDSCRECEYCLRGLEQYCVNGMTGTYNALDKNGEPTYGGYSTHIVVDENYTLRIPEGIGLDEAAPLLCAGITLYSPLAHWQAGPGKKVAIVGLGGLGHMGVKIAHALGAEVTVLSQSLRKQEDGLKLGADHFHATSDPETFTKLAGTFDLVISTVSAPLDFDAYLSLVKTDGALVNVGAPEEPVKVGLFSLIGGRKTLAGSMIGGIAETQEMLDFCAEHGLGAEIELIRADQINAAYERVVKSDVRYRFVIDTATI; translated from the coding sequence ATGACCACGAACGTGACCACCGTCCCCGCGTACGCCGCACCCGCCGCCAACGCCCCGCTGGAGCGCACCACCGTGCCGCGCCGGCCCGTCGGCGAGCACGACGTCCTCATCGAGATCAAGTACGCCGGAATCTGTCACTCGGACATCCACCAGGCCACCAACGGCTGGGGCGAGGGCATCTTCCCGATGGTCCCCGGCCACGAGATCGCCGGCATCGTCGCCGAGGTCGGCCCCGGCGTCACGAAGTTCAAGGCCGGCGACCGCGTCGGCGTCGGCTGCTTCGTCGACTCCTGCCGAGAGTGCGAGTACTGCCTGCGCGGCCTGGAGCAGTACTGCGTGAACGGCATGACCGGCACGTACAACGCCCTCGACAAGAACGGCGAGCCGACCTACGGCGGCTACTCCACCCACATCGTCGTCGACGAGAACTACACCCTGCGCATCCCCGAGGGCATCGGCCTCGACGAGGCCGCCCCGCTGCTCTGCGCCGGCATCACCCTCTACTCGCCGCTCGCCCACTGGCAGGCGGGACCCGGCAAGAAGGTCGCGATCGTCGGCCTCGGCGGCCTCGGCCACATGGGCGTCAAGATCGCCCATGCGCTCGGCGCCGAGGTGACCGTCCTGAGCCAGTCGCTGCGCAAGCAGGAGGACGGCCTGAAGCTGGGCGCCGACCACTTTCACGCGACCTCCGACCCGGAGACCTTCACGAAGCTCGCCGGCACCTTCGACCTGGTGATCTCCACGGTCTCGGCGCCGCTCGACTTCGACGCCTACCTGAGCCTGGTCAAGACGGACGGCGCCCTGGTGAACGTCGGCGCCCCCGAGGAGCCCGTCAAGGTCGGCCTCTTCTCGCTCATCGGCGGCCGCAAGACCCTCGCGGGCTCCATGATCGGCGGCATCGCCGAGACCCAGGAGATGCTCGACTTCTGCGCCGAGCACGGCCTGGGCGCCGAGATCGAACTGATCCGCGCGGACCAGATCAACGCGGCGTACGAGCGGGTCGTGAAGAGCGACGTCCGCTACCGCTTCGTCATCGACACGGCGACCATCTGA
- a CDS encoding DUF1330 domain-containing protein produces the protein MTAYAIGNLHPKPVLDEEVFTYMERIQDTLDPFGGRFLVHGAPAREVREGTWPGALVIIGFPTYEDARGWYDSEPYRALIPLRTRHMAGDVLLIEGVPEGYEAAATAARLRAAVN, from the coding sequence ATGACCGCATACGCCATCGGAAACCTGCACCCGAAGCCCGTCCTCGACGAGGAGGTCTTCACGTACATGGAGCGCATCCAGGACACCCTGGACCCCTTCGGCGGCCGCTTCCTCGTCCACGGCGCCCCCGCCCGCGAGGTCCGCGAGGGCACCTGGCCCGGCGCCCTCGTGATCATCGGCTTCCCGACGTACGAGGACGCCCGCGGCTGGTACGACTCCGAGCCCTACCGGGCCCTGATCCCGCTCCGCACCCGCCACATGGCCGGCGACGTCCTCCTGATCGAAGGGGTCCCGGAGGGGTACGAGGCGGCGGCCACCGCGGCCCGGCTGCGCGCGGCCGTCAACTGA